The sequence AAAACATCAATCATAAGTATCGTTGTGATGTGGCTGGTTGGTGTTCATCTAATGCCGCTTGGGCCTATGAGCCAGGTGTCGGTAATCACTGGAGTGATGCCTGGAGCGATCTCGGTGTCTGTGCCATTGTCCCTGAAGTGACTATCACTTCACCTGCGGGCAATACAGTGGTACTGGCCAATACCAGTGTCGATTTCAAGGTCGATGCCAGCGATAGTGATGGCAATGTGACACAGGTAGAGTTCTTTGCTGCTGGAGTGAGTCTAGGTATCGATTCAACCGCTCCCTACTCGACCAGCTGGACAGCAACAAACACAGGTGACATTCAACTCAAGGCAGTTGCCACAGACAACGAAGCGAATACGGCCGAAGACACCTTGTTAGTCACAGTAAGTAACCAGCCCATTGTCGCCAGTATCAGCGCAACGAACACTAATGGTACAGTTACCTTAGGCAAGACAGTTAACTTGAGTGCTACCGCCTCTTCAGTGGTGGGGGAGATCACAGGTATCGAATTTATGGTTAACGGCGCAGCACTTTCCAGTGATAGCAGCGAGCCTTACACTGCAAGCTGGACGCCGGGCTCAATTGGCAATTACACCATTACTGCCAAGGCCACAGACTCTCAAGGTAACAATGTCACCAGCCCGGCACTCAGCATCAATGTCGTCAGTGCCCCTGTGGGTCAGACTCATAAGTTGATCGGCTACTGGCACGATTTTGTTAACCCGGCAGGCTGCCCTATGCCACTCAAAGAGATCTCATCGAAATGGGATGTTATCGATATCGCCTTTGCCGATAACGATAGAAACTCCAACGGCACAGTGCACTTTAATCTGTACAGCGGCGATATTCACTCTAGTTGTCCTGCGCTTGATGCCAGTGAATTTAAGCAGGATATGGCGGCGCTTCAGGCGCAAGGTAAGATAATCGTGCTCTCTTTAGGTGGCGCTGAAGGGAATATTACCCTCAATACCGATTCTGATGAAGCTAACTTTGTGTCCAGTCTGACTGCGATTATTGCCGAATGGGGATTCGATGGTTTAGATATCGATCTCGAGAGTGGTTCTAACCTGCTCCACGGCACCCAGATCCAGGCCAGATTACCAAGGGCGCTGAAGCAGATTGAAACCAATATGGGCGGTGATATGTATCTCACTATGGCACCCGAGCATCCCTATGTTCAGGGTGGTATGGTTGCCTACTCAGGAATTTGGGGCGCTTATATCCCACTCATTAATGAGTTAAGAGATACCTTAGACCTGCTCCATGTTCAGCTCTATAACAATGGTGGACTCTCTAACCCGTACACCAACGGCGCAGCACCTGAAGGCTCAGTAGACATGATGGTGGCTTCGGTCAAGATGTTAGTTGAAGGGTTCGAGCTTGCTGATGGTTCTCAATTCTTGCCATTAAGGGACGATCAGGTTGCCATAGGTTTACCGTCCGGCCCAGCTTCGGCTAACTCAGGACAAGCGCCGACACAAAACATCATAGATGCACTGGACTGTATCACCAAGGGCGTCGCTTGTAGCAGCGTAGTACCGAGTCAACACTTTCCCAATTTTGGCGGTGTAATGACCTGGTCAATCAACTGGGATAAGTTTGATGGCTATAATTTCTCAGGTCCCATAGGCGATAAAATAGATGCCATGAACGCGGAGAATTAATAATTCAGCGATAAAATAGATTCTGGGACGTAAAACGGTCAGTCTGTAACGGGGAAAGTTGCAGACTGGCTATTTAATCAGGCCTATCCACGCACAAAAAACAATCCTGATTATTAATATATGACAAACCAAAAATCAGTAATCTCATTTCTATCTCATTTCTATCTCTATTCTATATCTATTCTCTATCCCTTCTATATCTCTTCTCTATGTTTGGCCTCTTCATGCCTAGATGCCCTGTTAAAGATAATGCTAGTATCTTGCTTGGCTGTAAATAGACACTAAACATCAAATAAGAAAAATAAGAGTGAGAGTCCATTGAATAAAATCTTAACTTTAGCCGCATTAACCTTGCTGCTTTCTAGTCAGATAAGCTTTGCTGATACAAGTGAAAAAAAAGATAAACCATCACAAATGCAAGGTGCCATCTTCGATGGCCCTTACCTGTTCGATCAGAGTAAAAATGAAAAAGCACACATGGCATATTGGATCTGTGCCAATAAGTTATTAACGACCCCCGTTACTAACAGCCAACTGAGTCGCCCGAACAGCTGTGGTCAGTTACCCGAGCCAACACTCAACCCAAAAGCTAAAGAGATTGCAGCCAACGCATATACCGGTGTCAGCAAGATTGTCGCTCTAAGTGATATCCATGGCCAGTTTGATGTGCTTATTACCCTGCTTAAAAACCAGAACATTGTCGATAAAAACAATGACTGGGCCTTCGGCAACGGTCATATGGTCATGACCGGCGATATGTTCGACCGAGGCCATCAAGTCAACGAAGTGCTCTGGTTTATGTATAAATTAGATAAACAGGCCCAAGATGCTGGCGGCAAGCTACATCTGCTGATGGGTAACCATGAGCAGATGGTAATGCGTGGTGACTTACGCTATGTAAACGAGCGCTATAAAGTTGCTGAGAAACTACTGCAACGTAACTACGATGAGCTCTATGACGATAGCAGCGAAATCGGCCAGTGGCTGCGTAGTAAGCACACCATAGTAAAAATCAACGACAGCTTGTTTCTTCATGGCGGGATCAGCGGTGAATGGGTCGACAGAAAACTCACCTTAGATAAAGCTAACCAAGTGTATCGCGACAATATAGATAAGAGTAAGCCAGAGTTAAAAAGTGATGACCTACTGAACTTTTTGTTTTTAGGCAACGGTCCAACCTGGTTCAGAGGCTACTTTGAAGATGATTATAACGAGGATGAGATCGACCGAGTGCTTGCCTATTTCGATGTGAAACATATCGTCGTCGGCCACACATCACAAACTCAGGTTTTAGGTCTGTTTAACAACAAGGTCTTAGCGGTCGATTCGAGCATCAAGAATGGCGAGTCAGGTGAGCTGTTGTTAATCACACCAAATGAAGGCCAAGACACTTTAACCCGTGGTCTATACGATGGTAGTCGTGTGACTCTATAAGGAGCCTACATAATAAGGGGCCTACATACCATGAGCTCGCAAGATGCAGGCTCATACTCCCCAACCCAGAGTTAAAAATGAAGTAATATTGAAGTCTGCATCTTCTTAGTCATCTTAGCCACCACCAGCTGAAATGAGTTATCGATCATCCGCTCGAGCTCCCCTCGGGGGATTGAGCCATCGAGAATAATGGTATTCCACAGCGCCTTGTTCATGTGATAGCCAGGTATAACCGAAGGGAATATATCCCGCAAAATAGCCGCTTCATCGGGGTCACACTTGAGGTTCATCCACCAATGCTTATTGCCTGGCTCATTACTAGAGTCATTATTAGAGCCATCACCTTTACCCATCTTGCCTATGGCCAAAGTAGCGAACATTTTTCCTTTGACCTTGAACACATAGACATCGGCACCGAAGGGGAAGTCCAATACAGTTTCAGGTTTGTTTAACAGGTATTTTTTTGCAGTTTCAAAATCCATTTAGGCCCATCCCATGGTACAAAAATCACTTTCAGCTTACGTTCATCTTCGCCTCTTTATAATCGATACACAATCAAAAATAAGTGTTTGGAGACGATATGAAGATGCACACTCGACAGAATCGAACTGGGGGGATCATGGCCCTGTGTATGATCCTCACTCTTACACTATTTGTCCCCCTTTCAAAAGCACAAGCTGAGACCCGTTTTAGTGAAGCCGAGCTGGCGCAGATGCTCGCGCCTATCGCCCTGTATCCGGATAGCCTGTTGACTCATATCCTTATCGCATCGACCTACCCACTGGAAATCGTTCAGGCTAAGCGCTTACAGGGGAAAAACAAACTCCTCCCCACAGAGCAGCTAATGGAGAAGGCCGAAGATGAAGAGTGGGATCCCAGTGTTACCGCCCTGCTTGCCTTCCCTACCGTGCTCGACAAGCTCAGTGAAGACTTAAAGTGGACACAAGACTTGGGCGATGCTTTTTTGCAAGACGAAGAGAGGATGCTCGCTAGCATTCAGATACTAAGACATCAGGCCGATAAAGCCGATAGCTTAGCCGAAATGGAAAATATGGCAGTCAGCCGGGTCGAAAATCAGATTATCATAGAGCCGGTTCAAAAAGAGATAGTCTATGTCCCTTATTATGATCCGAGAGTCGTCTACGGTCATTGGGCTTGGTATAACTACCCGCCGATATATTGGGCACCCTACCCTTATTATGTACGCCCACCTTATGGACATTTTTACTGGCACCGTGGCGTTCATATCTCTTTTAATTACTACTTCAGCGCCTTTCATTGGAACAAGCGTCATGTGGTTGTCGTTCACCATAACAATGCCCGTCACTATCGTCACCATGGCCGTATAGTAACCAGCCATGGTGCACAGAGATGGCATCATAAACCTGTGCATCGTCGCGGCGTCGCCTATCGCAGCCCTGCTGTGAAACATAGATACAAGAGCCATCGCCCGAGTTCCTTACATACTAAGCAAGTTCGCAAAGCTCAGTACAGTACCGTTTCACGTGCCAACACTCATAACAAGGTTCATACCAATACACAGGCCAAACTCAATAGAAAACCTAGCCACACGAGTAATTTAAGTCATTACAATAAACAAGTGGCTAAACAAAGGGAGCAGAAATTTTCCAACCAGATGCACCACAAGAGAAATGTGCAGGTCGGTGACCGCTCAGTGAATAAGCACAAGGTAAATAACCAGAAGCGCCATATTCAAACCCAGCAAAAGTTTAAGCAGTCATCAACTAAACCATCACAATACAGACAGGCGCAGCAAAGCAAGGCATCGAATGTGAAAAGCCAGCAAGTCAGGACGCAGGCAACAAGGCAACCGAGTCACTCGGCTCAAATGAGAAGCCCAGGTCATATAAAGACCAGTGGCCAGACACATTCTAAGGCGCAGCATCAAAGAAGTAGTAATCAAAAGAATCATAATCAAAAAGGTAATAGCCGCTCTAAACTGAGAGATTAGCAGTTAAAGGCACTGATCTCATCAGCTGTCAGATATCGCCACTCACTGAGCTCTACGTCTAGGCTCAGTTCACCCACTTGCTGTCTATGTAAACCGACCACACGATTTCCCACAGTAAAGAACATACGTTTTACCTGGTGATAGCGTCCCTCGCTGAGAGTTAACAACACCTGATGGGGAGTAATAACCTCGAGCTTAGCCGGTAGCGTTAAGGACTTTTCTCCCTGTAGCTGTAACCCCAGTTCAAAACGAGACACCAATTCATCTATGTCCCCCTTGTCTATCGGATCCCGCAGCGTCACCCGATAGGTTTTCTCACAGTGGAATTTAGGGTTGATGATGTTAAACGACCAACGGCCATCATCAGTGAGCAACAAGAGGCCGGTAGTATCGGCATCTAGCCTGCCAGTGATATGCAGATCCTCGGCTCTGTCCACATTGATGTAATTCATTACCGAAGGATAGTCGCCATCGACGTTGGAACACAGAGTATCGAGTGGCTTATGCAACATGATATAACGCGAAGGCCTGGCAACCAGACGATGCCCGGCTAACATGATGCTGTTGTTCTCATGCACTTGTGTCTGAGGCGTGACAATAACGAGTCCGTTAACCCGCACCTGCCCAGACTCAATTAAGCCTATTGATTCGGCACGGGTATTATCTGTACTCTTGCAGAGGAATTTGTCGAGGCGCATTTTCGGTAACGTTTTTAAGCTGACACAAGGTGCATCATTATCGCTATTCATCGACCAGGATCAAGCTTGTGCATTAATTATCCACAACTTGAGCATTTACCAAGCATATAGAAGAGCTAACAGTATATTTATACTTTTAGGGGGTAGTCATGACATTAACTGAACAGTATAGCTAGAACATATGCCAATTAAGTATGCGCTAATATCCAATCTACGGTATCTTCTCCACACCTTGATTCGCTATTATCTTCTTTCAGTCGCAACTTACTGTGACAATTCTCTTTTCATGGGTTTTCGGAGACACAATGATCAGATTTATATGCTGTTTAATACTCTTAAGTAGCTCCACACTCGTCTCTGCGAAAAACTGGCTGCTACACGCAGATATCAGACATAGACCCCCTGAGATGATAATTGAAGATAATCGGGCAACGGGACCATTGAAAGATGTGTTGGATGAGGCTGCCAACATGATTGGCTACAAGATAGAATGGCGTATCGCCCCTTTCGCCCGTAGTTTAAAGGGACTAGAAAATGGCAAGGTCGATCTGGTCCCGAGAGTAATAAAAACCAAAGAACGAGAGGCATTTATCGATTTTCTCGGCCCTATTGGACACAGGCAAAAAGATATCGTCTTTCTCGTCAGAAAAGGCAAAGAGAAGCTGATTAATGACTACGATGACTTGTATAACTTTGAAATAGGCATTAAACGCGATACCGCTTATTTTTCCAGGTTCGATGATGACCAAAAACTAGATAAAAAATTACTGCTCGATGACAGAAACATGTCCAGCATGTTTGCGGCCCATCGCTTCGACGTCATGATTGTACTCGACAAGGACTCCATCGAATCAGCCTTCAAGCAGATACACTTTACTGATTACGCCTACGCCGATTATAAATTTAAGCAAAATATCGGTATTTTTTACGGCCTATCTAAGCAATCAGCTAACACTAAGGTCAGCTCTGAATTAAGTCGGGTACTGCTTGATATGTTTCAATCGGGTAGGGTTGCTCAGATTTATCAAAATTATAAGCTAGAGCCCCCTCTCAGACTGTTTTAATCCGCCAGCTATATCTCTTACTCTTTGGCACGCTGGAGGTATGCCTCCATTTCATCATCAGGCACCATACCGCCACCCGTGGCCCACACCAAATGAGTCGCATCTTCCAGCTTGTCTTCGAGTCCAATTCGGCTCAGGTAGTCACGATTGCGCATCACCTGTACCATCCCCGGCATGCCCGCTAGCGCCGATGGCTCAAGCTTAATCGATTGAGAATCGTAAAGCAGGCCTAATAGCCCATACATCTCATCATCTGTGATCGTGATATAGCCATCGATCATCCGCGCCATAGCCTTTCCCACAAAACCTGACGCTCGCCCAACCGCCAGACCATCGGCGGCGGTGATATTGTCTATCCCCAGCTCTTGCACCGATATCTCATCATGAAGCCCGGTATGTACGCCCATAAGCATACAGGGAGAGTGCGTTGGCTCGGCAAAGATACAATGCACATGATCGCCAAACGCCAGTTTGAGGCCAAAGGCAACGCCCCCCGGACCGCCACCCACACCACAAGGCAGATAAACAAACAGAGGGTGAGCCTCATCGACTAAAACCCCTTGTTCATCAAACTGTTTCTTGAGGCGATCGGCTGCCACGGCATAACCCAGAAACAATGAGGTAGAGTTTTCATCATCGACAAAGTGGCAGTAAGGATCTTTTAGTGCTTCTTCCCTACCTCGTTCGACCGCCACACTGTAGTCAGACGCATACTCAACCACTTTGACCCCATGGCTGCGCAAACGATCTTTCTTCCACTGACGAGCATCGGCAGACATATGTACGCTCACTTTTAATCCTAAGGTCGCACTCATGATACCTATAGACAGACCCAGGTTTCCGGTGGAGCCCACCGCTATCTTATATTGGCCGAAGAAGTCTCTGAATTCATCTGAGTCCAGCTTGGCGTAGTCATCATCTAGCTTGAGTATTCCAGCCTCGAGGGCCAAGCTTTCCGCATGGTGCAACACCTCATGAATGCCGCCCCTTGCCTTAATCGATCCGGAGATAGGTAGTTGAGAGTCGAGTTTCACCATCAAGTCACCAGGCAGTTGAGTCTGATAACGAACGCTCAAGGCGGCCTTCATCTCAGGTATTGCCTGAAGTGGTGACTCTATGATGCCGGCGCTGATTTGGGTCTCAGGAAAGACACGCTCGATAAAAGACGCAAATCGCAGCAAGCGCTCACTGGCCAGCTTCACATCGGCCGCCGTTAACCCCACATAGGGCAAAGCCTCTTCGAAACTAGTGATTTCAGGATTAAACCAGCTCAAAGGTTTAAGACTGATCAAATCAGCCAGTAGAGGAAATTGATTGACCAGAAGTTCAACTTGTAACTTATTCATAATCGACTCTATATAAACAATAAACGCTATTTCTGAGAATTATAAATAACAGGCTTATCTAAGCGCGGCAAGTTAACTTAATATCATGATGAGTGTTCATTCAACTCGCCGTCACTCGAGTTGAAACAACCACTGATGATACAGCCTAGAACGGTAAGCGAGAGATGAAACACTTGTGACACATTTCACAACTCAATCAATAACCTTCAAACAAGTTGCATCTTTACACTGCAGGACTTGATAGTGAGACTGATTAGCATTAACATCCGCAAAATCAATCTTACAATCACATAAACATCTCATTACTGCGCGTAAAACTTGATACGGCCATCACATATTAATCCCAAATGCTTAAGGAAAAGCACCGCACACTTTGAGTCATTTAGGTTTACTCTATGAAGACCCAAGTTAAACTAATCTCTGCCGTTATCGCTGTTATTCTTCACTCGAGTGCATTTGCAGCTTCTCAAACCAATGATATTTCTCTCCAGAGCGCCACTCAAGATATTGAAGTGATCACAGTTGTTGGTCGCCAGTTGCATTACAAAACAGATCAGGCTCATGCCGCCATGCGCTCAGATGTGTCTCTGCTTGACACCCCTCAATCGGTGACGGTGATCCCAACAGAGGTCATGGATGACCAGATGATCTTGACCCTAGGCGATGCACTAAGGAATGACGCCAGTGTATCCATCGGCCGAGTCACTACCGACAGAGAGAGGTTTAGCCTACGAGGTTTTAGCTTAGATGAGAGCACTAACCTGCTTAAAGATGGCCACCAGCATTTCTCTAAGTACCGTTTACCTATGGCGCTAGTAGATAATATCGAAATTCTCAAAGGCCCCTCTAGTCTACTTTACGGTCAGTCTACGCCCGGCGGCTTAGTCAATCTGGTCACCAAGAAACCCACCTATGATTCATTTTTAGAAGTTGGCGTTAAAGGTGATGACAATGGTTCCTTGCGAGGCATGCTCGATGCCGGCGGCAGCTTAAATGAAGCAGAAACGATACGCTACCGCGCTATTGTCGAGAAACAAGACAATAAGAACAGGCGCGAATACCAAGATGGCAGCGTACAGGAGAGTGATTTCTTTGTGGGCAGCCTGATGACAGACTTCGATATCGGCGATGACCTCACGGTGTCACTACACTATGACACATCAAATGAAGTGGCAGGCCAGGACAGCGGTTCTCTTGTCGATGACCAAGGCAATGTCATCGGCGGTAATGACACCATTTGGGACATGCCCTGGACCCAAATAGATGCACAAAGCGAGAATTATGGCGCCGATATCAGTTACCAGTTAACTAACGACTGGAATATAGATGCGGGCTATAACAAGCAACATAACGAGCGTGAGCGCTGGGAAAGCAAGCCCCAAACAGGCAGTTATGACCCTGATACCGGAAGCTACAAGAACAAACCCTATAACAAGCTGGAAGATTGGAAGCAGCAATCCTTCTATTTTGACTTAGTCGGCACAGTTGAAGTTGGCGGCCTGCAACACGACCTGTTGTTCGGTGGTAACTATCTCAAGCACGAGTACAGCTCACTGAAAGTCAAAGGTAAGATGGACTCTGGCAATATCGATACTGGCATCATAGTGCCTCAGCCCGATCTGGACTACGCCAACGGCAAGTCAGAAACAGAGCATTACAAGTACTATGGCATATTCGCCCAAGACCTTATCACTTTCAACGAGCAATGGCAGCTACTCCTAGGTGTGCGTTACGACAAGCAGGAAAAAACCGATGCAGATAGTCAGTCTGTGCTACCAAAACTTGGGGTCATCTACCACCCTACAGATTATGCTTCTGTCTACGCTAATTACAGTGAGAGTTTCGAGCCACAGGGCCGAGTGCTGGATGATGAAGATGGTAACTTCGGCACCGAACTCGACCCAATCAAGGGCGAGATGTATGAGCTTGGTACTAAGTGGGAGCTGCTCTCGGGTAGGCTGCGTCTTAACGCCGCGCTATTTGACATCAAGCGCAGCAACATCATAGTCAACCAAGGTACACCCGACGACCCTATCACCACTCAAGGCGGCGTGCAGCGTCACAAGGGCTTCGAATTAGGCGCTATCGGCCAGATCAACGATGACTTATCATTGATCACCT is a genomic window of Shewanella psychrophila containing:
- a CDS encoding Ig-like domain-containing protein; the protein is MKNHISPLGAFRLKPLLYRSIIASSLLLPGISQAVDCNSLVLWSGDQAYNGDAQVQHLDIAYAANWWTKGNDPETRSGPYQEWSSLGTCDGGPTNTPPQVALTSPLNNASFSENDNAVINVNANDSDGTIVSVEYLVDGVSIGTSNQTPYSQNWAATIGNHEIKTIATDNLGASASAIVNISVASVGGNIPPSATQTSPTADSQITAGDITLLTADASDSDGAITQVDFYLDDALLATIASAPFEHSWTATEGLHSFKIKATDNDGAVTFSPAVQLNISSGQVGGGCAGVPAFVAGTSYQSGNEVENINHKYRCDVAGWCSSNAAWAYEPGVGNHWSDAWSDLGVCAIVPEVTITSPAGNTVVLANTSVDFKVDASDSDGNVTQVEFFAAGVSLGIDSTAPYSTSWTATNTGDIQLKAVATDNEANTAEDTLLVTVSNQPIVASISATNTNGTVTLGKTVNLSATASSVVGEITGIEFMVNGAALSSDSSEPYTASWTPGSIGNYTITAKATDSQGNNVTSPALSINVVSAPVGQTHKLIGYWHDFVNPAGCPMPLKEISSKWDVIDIAFADNDRNSNGTVHFNLYSGDIHSSCPALDASEFKQDMAALQAQGKIIVLSLGGAEGNITLNTDSDEANFVSSLTAIIAEWGFDGLDIDLESGSNLLHGTQIQARLPRALKQIETNMGGDMYLTMAPEHPYVQGGMVAYSGIWGAYIPLINELRDTLDLLHVQLYNNGGLSNPYTNGAAPEGSVDMMVASVKMLVEGFELADGSQFLPLRDDQVAIGLPSGPASANSGQAPTQNIIDALDCITKGVACSSVVPSQHFPNFGGVMTWSINWDKFDGYNFSGPIGDKIDAMNAEN
- a CDS encoding metallophosphoesterase, which gives rise to MNKILTLAALTLLLSSQISFADTSEKKDKPSQMQGAIFDGPYLFDQSKNEKAHMAYWICANKLLTTPVTNSQLSRPNSCGQLPEPTLNPKAKEIAANAYTGVSKIVALSDIHGQFDVLITLLKNQNIVDKNNDWAFGNGHMVMTGDMFDRGHQVNEVLWFMYKLDKQAQDAGGKLHLLMGNHEQMVMRGDLRYVNERYKVAEKLLQRNYDELYDDSSEIGQWLRSKHTIVKINDSLFLHGGISGEWVDRKLTLDKANQVYRDNIDKSKPELKSDDLLNFLFLGNGPTWFRGYFEDDYNEDEIDRVLAYFDVKHIVVGHTSQTQVLGLFNNKVLAVDSSIKNGESGELLLITPNEGQDTLTRGLYDGSRVTL
- a CDS encoding MmcQ/YjbR family DNA-binding protein — protein: MDFETAKKYLLNKPETVLDFPFGADVYVFKVKGKMFATLAIGKMGKGDGSNNDSSNEPGNKHWWMNLKCDPDEAAILRDIFPSVIPGYHMNKALWNTIILDGSIPRGELERMIDNSFQLVVAKMTKKMQTSILLHF
- a CDS encoding DUF3300 domain-containing protein is translated as MKMHTRQNRTGGIMALCMILTLTLFVPLSKAQAETRFSEAELAQMLAPIALYPDSLLTHILIASTYPLEIVQAKRLQGKNKLLPTEQLMEKAEDEEWDPSVTALLAFPTVLDKLSEDLKWTQDLGDAFLQDEERMLASIQILRHQADKADSLAEMENMAVSRVENQIIIEPVQKEIVYVPYYDPRVVYGHWAWYNYPPIYWAPYPYYVRPPYGHFYWHRGVHISFNYYFSAFHWNKRHVVVVHHNNARHYRHHGRIVTSHGAQRWHHKPVHRRGVAYRSPAVKHRYKSHRPSSLHTKQVRKAQYSTVSRANTHNKVHTNTQAKLNRKPSHTSNLSHYNKQVAKQREQKFSNQMHHKRNVQVGDRSVNKHKVNNQKRHIQTQQKFKQSSTKPSQYRQAQQSKASNVKSQQVRTQATRQPSHSAQMRSPGHIKTSGQTHSKAQHQRSSNQKNHNQKGNSRSKLRD
- a CDS encoding pseudouridine synthase, encoding MRLDKFLCKSTDNTRAESIGLIESGQVRVNGLVIVTPQTQVHENNSIMLAGHRLVARPSRYIMLHKPLDTLCSNVDGDYPSVMNYINVDRAEDLHITGRLDADTTGLLLLTDDGRWSFNIINPKFHCEKTYRVTLRDPIDKGDIDELVSRFELGLQLQGEKSLTLPAKLEVITPHQVLLTLSEGRYHQVKRMFFTVGNRVVGLHRQQVGELSLDVELSEWRYLTADEISAFNC
- a CDS encoding substrate-binding periplasmic protein yields the protein MIRFICCLILLSSSTLVSAKNWLLHADIRHRPPEMIIEDNRATGPLKDVLDEAANMIGYKIEWRIAPFARSLKGLENGKVDLVPRVIKTKEREAFIDFLGPIGHRQKDIVFLVRKGKEKLINDYDDLYNFEIGIKRDTAYFSRFDDDQKLDKKLLLDDRNMSSMFAAHRFDVMIVLDKDSIESAFKQIHFTDYAYADYKFKQNIGIFYGLSKQSANTKVSSELSRVLLDMFQSGRVAQIYQNYKLEPPLRLF
- a CDS encoding D-serine ammonia-lyase, translated to MNKLQVELLVNQFPLLADLISLKPLSWFNPEITSFEEALPYVGLTAADVKLASERLLRFASFIERVFPETQISAGIIESPLQAIPEMKAALSVRYQTQLPGDLMVKLDSQLPISGSIKARGGIHEVLHHAESLALEAGILKLDDDYAKLDSDEFRDFFGQYKIAVGSTGNLGLSIGIMSATLGLKVSVHMSADARQWKKDRLRSHGVKVVEYASDYSVAVERGREEALKDPYCHFVDDENSTSLFLGYAVAADRLKKQFDEQGVLVDEAHPLFVYLPCGVGGGPGGVAFGLKLAFGDHVHCIFAEPTHSPCMLMGVHTGLHDEISVQELGIDNITAADGLAVGRASGFVGKAMARMIDGYITITDDEMYGLLGLLYDSQSIKLEPSALAGMPGMVQVMRNRDYLSRIGLEDKLEDATHLVWATGGGMVPDDEMEAYLQRAKE
- a CDS encoding TonB-dependent siderophore receptor: MKTQVKLISAVIAVILHSSAFAASQTNDISLQSATQDIEVITVVGRQLHYKTDQAHAAMRSDVSLLDTPQSVTVIPTEVMDDQMILTLGDALRNDASVSIGRVTTDRERFSLRGFSLDESTNLLKDGHQHFSKYRLPMALVDNIEILKGPSSLLYGQSTPGGLVNLVTKKPTYDSFLEVGVKGDDNGSLRGMLDAGGSLNEAETIRYRAIVEKQDNKNRREYQDGSVQESDFFVGSLMTDFDIGDDLTVSLHYDTSNEVAGQDSGSLVDDQGNVIGGNDTIWDMPWTQIDAQSENYGADISYQLTNDWNIDAGYNKQHNERERWESKPQTGSYDPDTGSYKNKPYNKLEDWKQQSFYFDLVGTVEVGGLQHDLLFGGNYLKHEYSSLKVKGKMDSGNIDTGIIVPQPDLDYANGKSETEHYKYYGIFAQDLITFNEQWQLLLGVRYDKQEKTDADSQSVLPKLGVIYHPTDYASVYANYSESFEPQGRVLDDEDGNFGTELDPIKGEMYELGTKWELLSGRLRLNAALFDIKRSNIIVNQGTPDDPITTQGGVQRHKGFELGAIGQINDDLSLITSLMYLDAEYETQNEFQGNRPEDVPEWTASIWAKYSITDRAAFNLGAFYEGARFGDADNTFEKSAYTRIDTGISYILPVAGNDLQLRLKVENLFDTDYLGGGENGEVNVGKPRSLKFGVSYKI